The Streptomyces camelliae genome window below encodes:
- the rpmF gene encoding 50S ribosomal protein L32: MAVPKRKMSRSNTRHRRAQWKATTPALVPVIVDGVSYLVPQRLVKAYERGLLRPEG, encoded by the coding sequence ATGGCCGTTCCCAAGCGGAAGATGTCCCGCAGCAACACCCGCCACCGCCGCGCCCAGTGGAAGGCGACCACGCCGGCGCTCGTACCGGTCATCGTCGACGGAGTGTCATACCTGGTACCGCAGCGGCTGGTGAAGGCGTACGAGCGCGGTCTGCTGCGACCCGAGGGCTGA
- a CDS encoding cation transporter: MSAETSISLGPDPARRGALARRIRLLVAATITYNAVEAAVALTAGTLASSTALIGFGLDSVIEVSSAATVAWQFSAREHAVREAREKTALRIIALSFFALAAYVTVDAVRALTGAGEAARSLPGIVLAALSLVVMPVLSAAQRRAGRELGSASAVADSKQTLLCTYLSAVLLVGLVVNAVFGWSWADPLAALVIATVAVKEGRDAWRGQGCCATPSAAVPDPGRREADACGCAPGCDCCP; encoded by the coding sequence GTGAGCGCAGAGACATCCATCTCCCTCGGCCCCGATCCGGCCAGGCGCGGCGCGCTTGCCCGGCGGATACGGCTGCTGGTCGCCGCGACCATCACCTACAACGCCGTCGAGGCGGCCGTCGCCCTCACGGCCGGGACCCTGGCTTCGTCCACCGCGCTGATCGGCTTCGGCCTCGACTCCGTCATCGAGGTCTCCTCGGCCGCCACTGTCGCCTGGCAGTTCTCCGCCCGCGAGCACGCGGTGCGTGAGGCCCGGGAGAAGACCGCGTTGCGGATCATCGCGCTGTCGTTCTTCGCGCTCGCCGCCTACGTCACCGTCGATGCCGTACGGGCCCTGACGGGCGCAGGTGAGGCCGCGCGCTCCCTGCCCGGGATCGTGCTGGCTGCCCTCTCGCTCGTGGTCATGCCAGTCCTGTCGGCGGCCCAGCGCCGTGCCGGACGGGAACTCGGCTCCGCCTCCGCCGTGGCTGACTCCAAGCAGACCCTGCTGTGCACCTATTTGTCGGCGGTGCTGCTGGTGGGCCTGGTCGTCAATGCCGTGTTCGGCTGGTCGTGGGCGGATCCGCTCGCGGCCCTCGTCATCGCCACGGTCGCGGTGAAGGAGGGGCGCGACGCGTGGCGTGGGCAGGGGTGCTGCGCAACGCCGTCGGCCGCCGTGCCGGACCCCGGCCGGCGGGAGGCGGATGCCTGCGGCTGTGCTCCGGGGTGCGACTGCTGCCCTTGA
- a CDS encoding metal ABC transporter solute-binding protein, Zn/Mn family — protein MSTAPASRSAWPTARIALVTATAALTAVTATACSTSSSHTTDTAATGSASGSGRTIQVVAAENFWGSIASQLGGSHVKVTSIINNPDADPHDYEPTAADARTVAGAQYTIVNGIGYDAWADKLLAANPGSGRTQLKIGDMVGIKPGGNPHRWYSPDNVHQVIEKITADYKKIDPADAAYFDQQKTTFETKTLAGYNKLIADIKAKYAGTPIGASESIVTPLAEGLGLKMLTPETFLDAMSEGSDPTAKDKATIDQQIKNKQIKIYVYNSQNSTPDVQAQVKEAKAQGIPVATVTETLTPAGATFQQWQTTQLQGIEQALAKATGK, from the coding sequence ATGTCCACCGCCCCCGCCTCTCGTTCCGCCTGGCCGACCGCGAGGATCGCACTGGTCACCGCGACGGCCGCCCTGACGGCCGTGACGGCGACCGCCTGCTCGACCTCCTCCTCGCACACCACCGACACCGCCGCGACCGGCAGCGCAAGTGGGTCGGGCAGGACGATCCAGGTGGTGGCGGCCGAGAACTTCTGGGGCAGCATCGCCTCCCAGCTCGGCGGCAGCCACGTGAAGGTGACCAGCATCATCAACAACCCTGACGCCGACCCGCACGACTACGAGCCGACCGCCGCCGACGCCCGTACCGTGGCCGGCGCCCAGTACACGATCGTCAACGGCATCGGCTACGACGCCTGGGCGGACAAGCTGCTGGCCGCCAACCCCGGCAGCGGGCGCACCCAGCTCAAGATCGGCGACATGGTCGGTATCAAGCCGGGCGGCAACCCGCACCGCTGGTACTCCCCGGACAACGTCCACCAGGTCATCGAGAAGATCACCGCGGACTACAAGAAGATCGACCCGGCCGACGCGGCTTACTTCGACCAGCAGAAGACGACCTTCGAGACGAAGACGCTCGCCGGCTACAACAAGCTCATCGCCGACATCAAGGCGAAGTACGCGGGCACGCCGATCGGTGCTTCCGAGTCCATCGTCACGCCGCTCGCCGAGGGCCTGGGGCTGAAGATGCTCACTCCGGAGACGTTCCTGGACGCGATGAGCGAGGGCTCCGACCCCACTGCCAAGGACAAGGCCACCATCGACCAGCAGATCAAGAACAAGCAGATCAAGATCTACGTCTACAACTCCCAGAACTCCACACCGGACGTGCAGGCGCAGGTCAAGGAGGCCAAGGCGCAGGGCATCCCGGTCGCCACGGTGACCGAGACCCTCACCCCCGCCGGGGCCACCTTCCAGCAGTGGCAGACCACCCAGCTGCAGGGCATCGAGCAGGCCCTGGCCAAGGCCACCGGGAAGTGA
- a CDS encoding ArsR/SmtB family transcription factor, whose product MLTVASDIEVLVRFGRALADPIRCRILLALREAPAYPADLADALNVSRTRLSNHLACLRDCGLVVTVPDGRRTRYELADERLGQALDDLRTAVVAVEGDRTCADAEDKGCC is encoded by the coding sequence GTGCTGACTGTTGCCTCCGACATCGAGGTCCTGGTCCGGTTCGGCCGGGCGCTCGCCGATCCGATCCGCTGCCGCATCCTGCTCGCCCTGCGGGAAGCACCCGCCTATCCCGCCGACCTCGCCGACGCGCTGAACGTCTCCCGCACCAGGCTGTCGAACCACCTGGCGTGCCTGCGTGACTGCGGCCTGGTCGTCACCGTCCCCGACGGCCGTCGCACCCGCTACGAACTCGCCGACGAACGCCTTGGCCAGGCGCTCGACGACCTGCGCACCGCCGTGGTCGCCGTCGAGGGCGACCGGACGTGCGCCGACGCCGAGGACAAGGGGTGCTGCTGA
- a CDS encoding metal ABC transporter permease: MLLAETGAPTWSWNLLTDFQDMWSYPFMVNAFRAGAVVAVVSAVVGWFVVLRRQTFAAHTVSAVAFPGAAGALLLGFSAVYGYFTLCVAAALVIAALRGGGEHEESALTGTVQAFLLASGFLFTALYRGLLEGPQTILFGTFLGITSSQVTVLTVVGAVVLAVLALIGRPLLFASVDPQVAGGRGVPVRALSVVFLVLLGAATAEASQITGTLLVFALMVIPAATAQVLTARPALSLALAVLLAFAATWLGLTAAYYWPYPLGFFVTTIAFAGYLLALGRRSLREVLGRTRAGAAPTAKEVIA; the protein is encoded by the coding sequence ATGCTGCTGGCTGAGACAGGGGCACCGACCTGGTCGTGGAACCTCCTGACCGACTTCCAGGACATGTGGTCCTACCCCTTCATGGTCAACGCGTTCCGCGCCGGCGCGGTCGTGGCCGTGGTCTCGGCGGTCGTGGGGTGGTTCGTGGTGCTGCGCCGGCAGACGTTCGCCGCGCACACCGTCTCCGCCGTCGCCTTCCCCGGCGCCGCCGGGGCGCTCCTGCTCGGGTTCAGCGCGGTCTACGGCTACTTCACGCTGTGTGTGGCCGCCGCGCTGGTCATCGCGGCCCTGCGGGGTGGCGGTGAGCACGAGGAGTCGGCGCTGACCGGGACGGTGCAGGCGTTCCTGCTCGCGTCCGGGTTCCTGTTCACCGCCCTGTACAGAGGGTTGCTGGAGGGGCCGCAGACCATCCTCTTCGGCACCTTCCTGGGAATCACCTCCTCCCAGGTGACCGTGCTGACGGTGGTCGGTGCGGTGGTGCTCGCGGTGCTGGCGCTGATCGGGCGGCCGTTGCTGTTCGCGTCCGTGGACCCGCAGGTAGCCGGCGGGCGCGGGGTGCCGGTCCGCGCCCTGTCGGTGGTCTTCCTCGTCCTGCTCGGTGCGGCCACCGCCGAGGCGAGCCAGATCACCGGGACCCTTCTGGTCTTCGCGCTCATGGTGATTCCGGCCGCCACCGCCCAAGTCCTCACCGCCCGCCCGGCGTTGAGTCTGGCCCTGGCCGTTCTGCTGGCCTTCGCCGCGACCTGGCTGGGGCTGACCGCCGCCTACTACTGGCCCTACCCTCTGGGCTTCTTCGTGACGACCATCGCCTTCGCCGGATACCTGCTCGCGCTGGGCCGGCGCTCGCTGCGCGAGGTACTCGGTCGCACCCGGGCCGGAGCCGCACCCACCGCCAAGGAGGTGATCGCATGA
- a CDS encoding GTP-binding protein has protein sequence MPSGPSGRLPVTVLSGFLGAGKTTLLNHVLGNREGLRVAVIVNDMSEVNIDAALVRGGEAALSRTEERLVEMTNGCICCTLRDDLLQEVDRLAREGRFDYLLIESSGISEPMPVAATFAFARDDGATLGDLARLDTMVTVVDAANFLPELASGDELVERGLDQYEDDERTVSDLLMDQIEFADVIVLNKLDLVDKESADRLRATLTRLNPDARLVPAVHGRVKVGDVLGTRLFDLERAQQAPGWVRELNGDHVPETEEYGISSTVFRSELPFHPGRLWTFVTEELDSGAYGQILRSKGFFTLASRPHVTGLWSQAGSVARFEPSAARDADNPECQELVFIGTHLHADALHAALTDCLMADEESLPPTDPFPTWDTYGIDDTCEHEHPQLVAGP, from the coding sequence ATGCCGTCCGGCCCCTCCGGCCGACTGCCCGTCACCGTCCTGTCCGGATTCCTCGGCGCTGGCAAGACCACCCTCCTCAACCACGTCCTCGGCAACCGCGAGGGGCTGCGCGTCGCGGTCATCGTCAACGACATGAGCGAGGTCAACATCGACGCCGCCCTGGTGCGGGGCGGCGAGGCCGCCCTGTCACGCACCGAGGAACGCCTGGTCGAGATGACCAACGGCTGCATCTGCTGCACCCTGCGCGACGACCTGCTTCAGGAGGTCGACCGGCTGGCCCGAGAGGGCCGCTTCGACTACCTGCTCATCGAATCGTCCGGCATCTCCGAACCCATGCCGGTCGCCGCGACCTTCGCCTTCGCCCGCGACGACGGCGCCACTCTCGGCGACCTCGCCCGCCTGGACACCATGGTCACGGTCGTGGACGCCGCGAACTTCCTGCCCGAGCTGGCAAGCGGCGACGAACTCGTCGAGCGCGGCCTGGACCAGTACGAGGACGACGAACGCACCGTCAGCGACCTGCTGATGGACCAGATCGAGTTCGCCGACGTCATCGTCCTGAACAAGCTCGACCTCGTGGACAAGGAGTCGGCCGACCGACTGCGGGCGACACTCACCCGCCTCAACCCCGACGCACGCCTCGTCCCGGCCGTCCACGGCCGCGTGAAGGTGGGCGACGTGCTGGGCACCCGGCTGTTCGACCTGGAACGCGCCCAACAGGCCCCCGGCTGGGTGAGGGAACTCAACGGCGACCACGTACCCGAGACGGAAGAGTACGGCATCTCCTCCACCGTCTTCCGCTCCGAACTACCCTTCCATCCCGGCAGGTTGTGGACGTTCGTGACCGAGGAACTCGACAGCGGCGCGTACGGACAGATCCTGCGCTCCAAGGGCTTTTTCACCCTCGCCAGCCGCCCGCACGTGACGGGCCTGTGGTCACAGGCCGGCTCCGTCGCACGCTTCGAGCCCTCCGCCGCTCGCGACGCCGACAACCCCGAGTGCCAGGAACTGGTCTTCATCGGCACGCACCTGCACGCGGACGCACTGCACGCGGCATTGACCGACTGCCTCATGGCCGACGAGGAGAGCCTGCCGCCCACGGACCCGTTCCCCACCTGGGACACCTACGGCATCGACGACACCTGCGAGCACGAGCATCCCCAACTCGTGGCGGGCCCCTGA
- a CDS encoding Fur family transcriptional regulator, whose translation MAPDRQRTPTPSHDVTLIGRLTQQRTIVVEALIRADGFVGAQALHNQLAAAGSPVGLSTVYRTLAGLAGVGRADMVRDTSGERLFRYRPGPEHRHYLICTECGLSRPVDSGPVEEWADTVAQTSGFANVRHTVELSGVCPDCGRRPAADDLR comes from the coding sequence ATGGCACCCGACCGCCAGCGCACCCCCACCCCCTCGCACGACGTCACGCTGATCGGCCGCCTCACCCAGCAACGAACCATCGTGGTCGAGGCGCTCATCCGGGCCGACGGCTTCGTCGGCGCCCAAGCCCTCCACAACCAGCTCGCCGCTGCCGGCTCACCGGTCGGCCTCTCCACGGTCTACCGCACGCTGGCCGGCCTGGCCGGCGTCGGCCGGGCCGACATGGTGCGCGACACCAGCGGTGAACGCCTCTTCCGCTACCGCCCGGGACCCGAACACCGCCACTACCTCATCTGCACCGAATGCGGCCTGAGCCGACCCGTCGACTCCGGCCCGGTGGAGGAATGGGCCGACACCGTCGCGCAGACCTCCGGGTTCGCGAACGTCCGGCACACGGTGGAGTTGTCCGGGGTGTGCCCGGACTGCGGCCGACGGCCGGCGGCGGACGATCTCCGGTGA
- a CDS encoding (2Fe-2S) ferredoxin domain-containing protein has product MNRSVIRAAAPRPCTLVVCRGCCCGNPRKHPGTDHTWQLDRLRAGAAEHGFQVRTTDCLGPCDQANVIVVQPSTAGRRAGGRAVWVGFAMDDDSTDDLLGWAQAGGPGIAEPPPALALQLIRPPREARARARR; this is encoded by the coding sequence GTGAACCGCTCCGTCATCCGGGCGGCCGCTCCCCGCCCCTGCACGCTCGTCGTGTGCCGGGGCTGCTGCTGCGGCAACCCGCGCAAGCACCCCGGCACCGACCACACCTGGCAACTGGACCGGCTGCGCGCCGGCGCTGCAGAACACGGCTTCCAGGTCCGAACGACGGACTGCCTCGGCCCCTGTGACCAGGCCAACGTCATCGTCGTCCAGCCCTCCACCGCCGGGCGCCGGGCCGGAGGCCGCGCCGTCTGGGTCGGCTTCGCCATGGACGACGACAGCACCGACGACCTGCTGGGCTGGGCACAGGCGGGCGGACCCGGCATCGCCGAACCACCGCCAGCCCTGGCGCTCCAGCTCATCCGCCCGCCGCGCGAGGCACGCGCCCGTGCACGCCGATGA
- a CDS encoding metal ABC transporter ATP-binding protein encodes MNPIAKAREAVAHTSSHAVPGRRSGGHDTAAGAGSDPVVALRGAAVRVGGRTLWSGVDLRIGAGEFTAVLGPNGVGKSTMIKVLLGALPAAAGEVQVLGARPGQANDRIGYLPQRRSFDANLRIRGIDVVRMGLDGDRWGVPLPFPSARRRAARARVDEVIELVGASAYAHRPIGQCSGGEQQRLLIAQALVRRPELLLLDEPLDSLDLPNQSAVAALIGRICHHEGVSVVMVAHDVNPILHHLDRVVYLAEGGAAAGTPTEVITSETLTRLYGTPVEVLQTSDGRLVVVGQPEAPAVHTDRHDTPGSGHAAG; translated from the coding sequence ATGAACCCGATAGCGAAGGCCCGCGAGGCCGTCGCACACACCAGCAGTCACGCAGTCCCCGGCCGCCGAAGCGGGGGGCACGACACGGCCGCAGGAGCGGGAAGCGATCCGGTGGTCGCCCTGCGCGGGGCCGCCGTGCGCGTCGGCGGCCGGACGCTGTGGTCGGGGGTGGACCTTCGCATCGGGGCCGGCGAGTTCACCGCCGTGCTCGGCCCCAACGGCGTCGGCAAGTCCACCATGATCAAGGTCCTGTTGGGCGCCCTGCCCGCGGCGGCCGGCGAGGTTCAGGTGCTCGGCGCCCGGCCCGGGCAGGCCAACGACCGCATCGGCTACCTGCCGCAGCGCCGCAGCTTCGACGCCAACCTGCGCATCCGCGGCATCGATGTGGTGCGCATGGGCCTGGACGGCGACCGGTGGGGGGTGCCGCTGCCGTTCCCGAGCGCGCGGCGACGGGCCGCCCGTGCGCGGGTGGACGAGGTGATCGAGCTGGTCGGGGCGTCGGCGTACGCACACCGGCCCATCGGGCAGTGTTCCGGCGGCGAGCAGCAGCGCCTACTGATCGCCCAGGCACTGGTCCGCCGACCCGAACTGCTCCTGCTCGACGAGCCGTTGGACAGTCTCGACCTGCCCAACCAGAGCGCCGTCGCGGCGCTGATCGGGCGCATCTGCCATCACGAGGGCGTGTCGGTGGTCATGGTCGCCCATGACGTGAACCCGATACTCCACCACCTGGACCGGGTGGTGTACCTGGCCGAGGGCGGCGCCGCCGCAGGCACACCGACCGAGGTCATCACCTCCGAGACGCTGACCCGGCTGTACGGCACTCCGGTCGAGGTGCTGCAGACCTCGGACGGGCGGCTGGTCGTGGTGGGCCAGCCGGAGGCACCGGCCGTGCACACCGACCGGCACGACACCCCGGGGAGCGGTCATGCTGCTGGCTGA
- a CDS encoding WD40 repeat domain-containing protein, producing the protein MSTTVQSPLAWEADVDDAPVALSARGDLVAVAGAEGTVKVLDAAMGAEVGAFEVPGGALAVVLSPDAGHVVATGPLGYALWRRSDGRTTVRESGAWSAAAAWADGTRVAVASGRRALVLDADGGELWRTEPAASTVTDLAWMRQGRRLAVAAYGAVRCHERHTEKPVATYPYVGSHLALAVAPTGRWICSGNQDASIHIWRARDGGELTMSGYPEKVSRLAFDDTGFWLAADGAPDVTVWDFSGKGPEGTAPRSLRCHETVTALAWRPGAAGHLASGGADGTVALWHATAGRPQARLRPVRELDGTGAAVAALAWTGPHLLAVAWRDGRIRTYGVPSRTAL; encoded by the coding sequence GTGAGTACGACGGTTCAGTCCCCGCTCGCCTGGGAGGCCGACGTCGACGACGCACCCGTCGCCCTCAGCGCGCGGGGCGATCTTGTCGCCGTTGCCGGGGCCGAGGGGACGGTGAAGGTTCTCGACGCGGCGATGGGCGCCGAGGTCGGGGCGTTCGAGGTTCCCGGAGGTGCACTCGCGGTCGTGCTCTCCCCGGATGCCGGGCACGTGGTGGCGACCGGCCCCCTGGGGTACGCGCTGTGGCGCCGCTCGGACGGCCGTACGACGGTGCGGGAGTCCGGCGCCTGGTCGGCGGCCGCCGCCTGGGCCGACGGCACCCGGGTCGCGGTCGCCTCCGGCCGCCGCGCACTCGTACTCGACGCGGACGGCGGCGAGTTGTGGCGTACGGAGCCCGCCGCGTCCACCGTCACCGACCTCGCCTGGATGCGGCAGGGGCGGCGCCTGGCCGTGGCCGCGTACGGGGCCGTGCGCTGCCACGAGCGGCACACCGAGAAACCGGTCGCCACCTACCCCTACGTGGGCTCCCACCTCGCACTCGCCGTCGCGCCTACCGGGAGGTGGATCTGCAGCGGCAACCAGGACGCCTCCATCCACATCTGGCGCGCCCGCGACGGCGGCGAACTCACCATGTCCGGCTACCCGGAGAAGGTCTCCCGGCTCGCCTTCGACGACACCGGCTTCTGGCTGGCCGCCGACGGCGCACCCGACGTGACCGTCTGGGACTTCTCCGGCAAGGGCCCGGAGGGCACCGCACCGCGCTCGCTCCGCTGCCACGAGACGGTGACCGCGCTGGCCTGGCGGCCGGGCGCGGCCGGGCATCTGGCCAGCGGCGGCGCCGACGGCACCGTAGCCCTGTGGCACGCCACAGCCGGGCGACCGCAGGCACGCCTGCGCCCGGTGCGCGAACTGGACGGCACGGGCGCGGCGGTCGCCGCACTGGCCTGGACAGGTCCCCACCTGCTGGCCGTCGCGTGGCGGGACGGCCGGATCCGGACGTACGGCGTACCGTCCCGGACCGCGCTGTGA
- a CDS encoding SCO5389 family protein, with protein sequence MSLDVSPQLLAEAENGEVREQDFVETVRTSLPYAYDLIARLAEELRSGTAEFADNQTPPPSEKERGQLLRALSSDAIRGSLERHFGIALAFQNCHRVAAFHPEARGGETHTRFTSLRAQILNQSPEFRDC encoded by the coding sequence ATGTCACTCGACGTCTCCCCGCAGCTGCTCGCCGAAGCCGAGAACGGCGAGGTGCGGGAGCAGGACTTCGTGGAAACGGTGCGCACCTCCCTGCCGTACGCCTACGACCTCATCGCCCGCCTCGCCGAGGAACTGCGGTCCGGCACGGCGGAGTTCGCCGACAACCAGACCCCGCCGCCCTCCGAGAAGGAGCGCGGCCAGCTGCTGCGCGCCCTGTCCAGTGACGCGATCCGGGGCAGCCTGGAACGGCACTTCGGCATCGCGCTCGCCTTCCAGAACTGCCACCGGGTCGCGGCCTTCCACCCGGAGGCGCGCGGCGGCGAGACCCACACCCGCTTCACCTCGCTCCGGGCGCAGATCCTCAACCAGTCGCCGGAGTTCCGCGACTGCTGA
- a CDS encoding metal ABC transporter permease encodes MTVLLATSPLSHPFFLHAFLAGTAIAVACGLVGYFLVLRAQVFTGDALSHVAFTGAMAALAFGADLRLGLFAATVAMALLFGTLGRKARPDDVVIGSVFSWILGLGAFFITLYTTSRSTTNGTAGVSVLFGSIFGIASSSAVVAALVAAGVGLLVVLIARPLLFATLDEAVAAARGVPVRLLGYGFLALAGISAAEATQAVGSLLLLGLLAAPAGAAIRVTDRPYRALALSAGLAVLEMWAGLFTSYAVPKMPPSFAIMAAATAVYAATFLIRRPVPRPRTRTAVPTGT; translated from the coding sequence ATGACCGTCCTGCTCGCCACCTCCCCGCTTTCCCACCCGTTCTTCCTGCACGCCTTCCTCGCCGGTACCGCCATCGCCGTGGCCTGCGGGCTGGTCGGCTACTTCCTGGTGCTGCGGGCCCAGGTCTTCACCGGCGACGCGCTCAGTCATGTCGCCTTCACCGGTGCGATGGCCGCTCTCGCCTTCGGCGCCGACCTTCGCCTCGGGCTGTTCGCTGCGACCGTCGCCATGGCGCTGCTCTTCGGCACCCTCGGCCGCAAGGCGCGACCCGACGACGTGGTCATCGGAAGCGTCTTCTCCTGGATCCTGGGCCTGGGCGCGTTCTTCATCACGCTCTACACGACCTCGCGCAGCACCACGAACGGCACCGCTGGGGTGAGTGTGCTGTTCGGCTCCATCTTCGGCATCGCCTCCAGCAGCGCAGTCGTCGCCGCCCTGGTGGCCGCCGGGGTCGGCCTGCTGGTGGTCCTCATCGCCCGGCCGCTGCTGTTCGCCACGCTCGACGAGGCCGTGGCCGCAGCCCGCGGGGTACCGGTCCGGCTGCTCGGCTACGGCTTCCTCGCCCTGGCCGGAATCAGCGCCGCCGAGGCCACCCAGGCGGTCGGCTCCCTGCTCCTGCTCGGCCTGCTCGCCGCCCCGGCGGGCGCCGCGATCCGGGTTACCGACCGCCCCTACCGTGCGCTCGCCCTCTCCGCAGGGCTGGCGGTACTGGAGATGTGGGCGGGGCTGTTCACCTCGTACGCGGTGCCGAAGATGCCGCCGAGCTTCGCCATCATGGCCGCCGCCACGGCCGTCTACGCCGCGACCTTCCTGATACGACGCCCGGTCCCGCGTCCTCGTACGCGCACCGCCGTCCCCACCGGCACATGA
- a CDS encoding ATP-binding protein — MRVAFVGKGGSGKTTLSALFSRHLARSGAPVVAVDGDINQHLAYALGLDEDEGFAAPPLSARTGEIKDYLRGANPRIASRDAMVKTTPPGRGSRLLRLLGDDEIHRHHVQAVGGVPLMVTGAFGESDLGVACYHSKLGTVELYLNHLVDGPGEYVVVDMTAGADAFASGLFTRFDMTFLVVEPTRKSVSVYRQYRDHAAEFGIPVAVVGNKITGEDDLLFLKEHVGDDLLAHCEQSPYVRAQEQGGGHGELEPHNTRTLDLLRTAVDGRPKDWATFQKHAVEFHLRNAAAWADEATGQDLATQVDPDFHHGPAALTALA, encoded by the coding sequence ATGCGCGTTGCCTTCGTCGGCAAGGGCGGCAGCGGCAAGACGACTCTGTCGGCCCTCTTCTCCCGTCATCTGGCGCGCTCGGGCGCGCCGGTCGTCGCGGTCGACGGCGACATCAACCAGCACCTGGCATACGCCCTCGGCCTCGACGAGGACGAGGGCTTCGCCGCGCCGCCGCTCAGCGCCCGCACCGGCGAGATCAAGGACTACCTGCGGGGCGCCAATCCGCGGATCGCGTCCCGCGACGCCATGGTGAAGACGACCCCGCCCGGACGCGGCTCCCGGCTGCTGCGGCTGCTCGGCGACGACGAGATCCACCGCCACCACGTCCAGGCGGTCGGCGGCGTACCGCTCATGGTCACCGGCGCCTTCGGCGAGAGCGACCTCGGAGTGGCCTGCTACCACTCCAAGCTCGGCACGGTCGAGCTGTACCTCAACCACCTCGTGGACGGTCCCGGCGAGTACGTCGTCGTCGACATGACCGCCGGCGCCGACGCCTTCGCCTCCGGCCTGTTCACCCGCTTCGACATGACGTTCCTGGTCGTCGAGCCGACCCGCAAGAGCGTCTCCGTGTACCGCCAGTACCGGGACCACGCGGCCGAGTTCGGCATCCCGGTCGCCGTCGTCGGCAACAAGATCACCGGCGAGGACGACCTGCTCTTCCTCAAGGAGCACGTCGGCGACGACCTGCTCGCCCACTGCGAGCAGTCCCCCTACGTACGCGCCCAGGAACAGGGCGGCGGCCACGGCGAGTTGGAGCCGCACAACACCCGCACCCTGGACCTGCTGCGCACGGCTGTCGACGGCCGCCCCAAGGACTGGGCCACCTTCCAGAAGCACGCCGTGGAGTTCCACCTGCGCAACGCCGCCGCCTGGGCCGACGAGGCCACCGGCCAGGACCTCGCCACCCAGGTCGACCCGGACTTCCATCACGGCCCCGCAGCCCTGACCGCTCTCGCCTGA
- a CDS encoding ArsR/SmtB family transcription factor: MHADDLDAGGRDILAAARLDEATAASVATTLQALATPSRLLILTTLRQRPYPVGELACAVGMEQSAVSHQLRLLRALGLVTGRRDGRRIVYSLYDDHVAQLLDQAVHHIEHLRLGVRDLG; encoded by the coding sequence GTGCACGCCGATGACCTCGACGCCGGCGGCCGCGACATTCTCGCGGCCGCCCGGCTCGACGAGGCCACCGCCGCCTCCGTCGCCACGACGCTCCAGGCCCTCGCCACACCATCCCGCCTGCTGATCCTCACCACCCTGCGGCAGCGCCCGTACCCCGTCGGCGAACTTGCCTGCGCCGTCGGCATGGAACAGTCCGCCGTCTCCCACCAACTGCGCCTGCTGCGCGCCCTGGGCCTGGTCACCGGCCGCCGCGACGGCCGTCGCATCGTCTACAGCCTCTACGACGACCACGTCGCCCAACTCCTCGACCAGGCCGTCCACCACATCGAGCACCTGCGCCTCGGCGTACGCGACCTCGGCTGA